One window of the Falco biarmicus isolate bFalBia1 chromosome 2, bFalBia1.pri, whole genome shotgun sequence genome contains the following:
- the ANKRD42 gene encoding ankyrin repeat domain-containing protein 42 isoform X1 yields MPFSYSSVPVKKKQNYTSVHEAVKAGDVEHLASMIKNGADINEVDLVHKFTPLQCAAHSGSLECLHWLLWYGADTTHVTVRGWTAAHLAAIRGQDACMQALLINGVNAEAQDDCGCTPSHLAAAHGRSYTLQTILRSGANVNASDRNDWKPVHYAAFHGRLGCLQLLVRWGACIDDVDNKGNLPAHLAAAEGHLHCFMFLVSKMASVMHTLKARNDQGETPRDLAERFYKDNILQYIDSVEEEGEHPEKQEVLAFPAHVAAFNGDLLVLRRLVRRGVININERDDKGSTLMHKAAEQGHIHCLRWLIEMGADCDITNDAGETPKDLAKRFAQLEAVELLTQRTGDSNSSDEELDANNIKFFDRHGVEGSTDSKEDLTLDKADKRNARMRAYCKIQELKQLLEIAYSNYRQLGGITEEEKKTKKEERDVEKAARELKAQLEYERVRREKLESQLDDYRAEISHLRECLEETRILPAVPVSDVTVEDPVFQTFAIRSVGTLGKLRPSPSLAKRKRK; encoded by the exons ATGCCCTTTTCTTATTCCTCAGTACCTGTCAAGAAGAAGCAAAATTATACTTCCGTGCATGAGGCAGTGAAAGCTGGTGATGTAGAACATCTTGCATCAATGATAAAAAATGGAGCCGATATTAATGAGGTGGATTTAGTCCACAAATTCACACCATTGCAATGTGCTGCCCACTCTGGAAGTCTGGAG TGCCTTCACTGGTTGCTCTGGTATGGAGCTGATACAACACATGTAACTGTCAGAGGGTGGACAGCAGCTCACCTTGCAGCTATCCGAGGGCAGGATGCTTGCATGCAG gCTTTGTTAATAAATGGAGTAAATGCAGAAGCTCAAGATGATTGTGGGTGCACACCGTCACACTtagctgcagcccatgggaggTCTTACACCTTGCAAACCATACTGCGAAGTGGAGCG aATGTGAATGCTTCGGACAGGAATGACTGGAAGCCTGTTCATTATGCTGCTTTTCATGGTCGTTTGGGGTGTTTGCAGCTTCTTGTTAGATGGGGAGCATGTATAGATGATGTGGATAACAAAGGAAACCTTCCAG CTCATCTGGCAGCGGCAGAAGGACACTTGCATTGCTTTATGTTCTTGGTCAGTAAAATGGCCAGTGTCATGCACACGCTGAAAGCCAGGAATGACCAAGGAGAGACTCCAAGGGACTTGGCTGAACGGTTCTATAAAGATAATATTCTCCAATATATTGATAGTGTGGAAGAAGAGGGGGAGCATCCAGAGAAACAGGAAG ttttagctTTCCCAGCTCATGTCGCTGCTTTCAATGGGGACTTGTTAGTGCTTAGAAGATTAGTGAGAAGAGGAGTAATCAATATTAATGAGCGGGATGATAAGGGATCCACTCTCATGCACAAAG CTGCTGAACAGGGGCATATCCATTGCTTACGGTGGTTGATTGAAATGGGAGCTGACTGTGACATTACAAATGATGCTGGAGAGACTCCAAAGGATTTAGCCAAGAG ATTTGCGCAGCTGGAAGCTGTGGAACTTTTGACACAAAGAACTGGAGACAGTAACTCTAGTGATGAAGAACTAGATGCAAACAACATAAAGTTTTTTGATAGACATGGTGTGGAAGGGAGTACAGATAGCAAAGAAGATTTAACCCTGGACAAAGCAGATAAAAGGAATGCACGCA TGAGGGCCTATTGCAAGATTCAAGAACTTAAGCAACTTCTAGAAATTGCCTACAGCAACTACAGACAGCTGGGAGGAATaacagaagaggagaagaagacaaaaaaagaagaaagagatgtTGAGAA GGCTGCGAGGGAGCTGAAAGCCCAGCTGGAATATGAGCGAGTCAGGCGGGAGAAGCTGGAGAGCCAGCTGGATGACTACCGTGCTGAGATAAGTCATCTCAGAGAGTGCCTGGAGGAAACCCGCATCCTCCCTGCTGTCCCCGTG TCTGATGTGACAGTCGAAGACCCTGTTTTTCAGACCTTTGCCATCCGGTCAGTCGGCACCCTTGG
- the ANKRD42 gene encoding ankyrin repeat domain-containing protein 42 isoform X3, with amino-acid sequence MPFSYSSVPVKKKQNYTSVHEAVKAGDVEHLASMIKNGADINEVDLVHKFTPLQCAAHSGSLEALLINGVNAEAQDDCGCTPSHLAAAHGRSYTLQTILRSGANVNASDRNDWKPVHYAAFHGRLGCLQLLVRWGACIDDVDNKGNLPAHLAAAEGHLHCFMFLVSKMASVMHTLKARNDQGETPRDLAERFYKDNILQYIDSVEEEGEHPEKQEVLAFPAHVAAFNGDLLVLRRLVRRGVININERDDKGSTLMHKAAEQGHIHCLRWLIEMGADCDITNDAGETPKDLAKRFAQLEAVELLTQRTGDSNSSDEELDANNIKFFDRHGVEGSTDSKEDLTLDKADKRNARMRAYCKIQELKQLLEIAYSNYRQLGGITEEEKKTKKEERDVEKAARELKAQLEYERVRREKLESQLDDYRAEISHLRECLEETRILPAVPVSDVTVEDPVFQTFAIRSVGTLGKLRPSPSLAKRKRK; translated from the exons ATGCCCTTTTCTTATTCCTCAGTACCTGTCAAGAAGAAGCAAAATTATACTTCCGTGCATGAGGCAGTGAAAGCTGGTGATGTAGAACATCTTGCATCAATGATAAAAAATGGAGCCGATATTAATGAGGTGGATTTAGTCCACAAATTCACACCATTGCAATGTGCTGCCCACTCTGGAAGTCTGGAG gCTTTGTTAATAAATGGAGTAAATGCAGAAGCTCAAGATGATTGTGGGTGCACACCGTCACACTtagctgcagcccatgggaggTCTTACACCTTGCAAACCATACTGCGAAGTGGAGCG aATGTGAATGCTTCGGACAGGAATGACTGGAAGCCTGTTCATTATGCTGCTTTTCATGGTCGTTTGGGGTGTTTGCAGCTTCTTGTTAGATGGGGAGCATGTATAGATGATGTGGATAACAAAGGAAACCTTCCAG CTCATCTGGCAGCGGCAGAAGGACACTTGCATTGCTTTATGTTCTTGGTCAGTAAAATGGCCAGTGTCATGCACACGCTGAAAGCCAGGAATGACCAAGGAGAGACTCCAAGGGACTTGGCTGAACGGTTCTATAAAGATAATATTCTCCAATATATTGATAGTGTGGAAGAAGAGGGGGAGCATCCAGAGAAACAGGAAG ttttagctTTCCCAGCTCATGTCGCTGCTTTCAATGGGGACTTGTTAGTGCTTAGAAGATTAGTGAGAAGAGGAGTAATCAATATTAATGAGCGGGATGATAAGGGATCCACTCTCATGCACAAAG CTGCTGAACAGGGGCATATCCATTGCTTACGGTGGTTGATTGAAATGGGAGCTGACTGTGACATTACAAATGATGCTGGAGAGACTCCAAAGGATTTAGCCAAGAG ATTTGCGCAGCTGGAAGCTGTGGAACTTTTGACACAAAGAACTGGAGACAGTAACTCTAGTGATGAAGAACTAGATGCAAACAACATAAAGTTTTTTGATAGACATGGTGTGGAAGGGAGTACAGATAGCAAAGAAGATTTAACCCTGGACAAAGCAGATAAAAGGAATGCACGCA TGAGGGCCTATTGCAAGATTCAAGAACTTAAGCAACTTCTAGAAATTGCCTACAGCAACTACAGACAGCTGGGAGGAATaacagaagaggagaagaagacaaaaaaagaagaaagagatgtTGAGAA GGCTGCGAGGGAGCTGAAAGCCCAGCTGGAATATGAGCGAGTCAGGCGGGAGAAGCTGGAGAGCCAGCTGGATGACTACCGTGCTGAGATAAGTCATCTCAGAGAGTGCCTGGAGGAAACCCGCATCCTCCCTGCTGTCCCCGTG TCTGATGTGACAGTCGAAGACCCTGTTTTTCAGACCTTTGCCATCCGGTCAGTCGGCACCCTTGG
- the ANKRD42 gene encoding ankyrin repeat domain-containing protein 42 isoform X2 — MPFSYSSVPVKKKQNYTSVHEAVKAGDVEHLASMIKNGADINEVDLVHKFTPLQCAAHSGSLECLHWLLWYGADTTHVTVRGWTAAHLAAIRGQDACMQALLINGVNAEAQDDCGCTPSHLAAAHGRSYTLQTILRSGANVNASDRNDWKPVHYAAFHGRLGCLQLLVRWGACIDDVDNKGNLPAHLAAAEGHLHCFMFLVSKMASVMHTLKARNDQGETPRDLAERFYKDNILQYIDSVEEEGEHPEKQEVLAFPAHVAAFNGDLLVLRRLVRRGVININERDDKGSTLMHKAAEQGHIHCLRWLIEMGADCDITNDAGETPKDLAKRFAQLEAVELLTQRTGDSNSSDEELDANNIKFFDRHGVEGSTDSKEDLTLDKADKRNARMRAYCKIQELKQLLEIAYSNYRQLGGITEEEKKTKKEERDVEKAARELKAQLEYERVRREKLESQLDDYRAEISHLRECLEETRILPAVPVEAETISKSCKEKKKVKKKPACSPGGLLV, encoded by the exons ATGCCCTTTTCTTATTCCTCAGTACCTGTCAAGAAGAAGCAAAATTATACTTCCGTGCATGAGGCAGTGAAAGCTGGTGATGTAGAACATCTTGCATCAATGATAAAAAATGGAGCCGATATTAATGAGGTGGATTTAGTCCACAAATTCACACCATTGCAATGTGCTGCCCACTCTGGAAGTCTGGAG TGCCTTCACTGGTTGCTCTGGTATGGAGCTGATACAACACATGTAACTGTCAGAGGGTGGACAGCAGCTCACCTTGCAGCTATCCGAGGGCAGGATGCTTGCATGCAG gCTTTGTTAATAAATGGAGTAAATGCAGAAGCTCAAGATGATTGTGGGTGCACACCGTCACACTtagctgcagcccatgggaggTCTTACACCTTGCAAACCATACTGCGAAGTGGAGCG aATGTGAATGCTTCGGACAGGAATGACTGGAAGCCTGTTCATTATGCTGCTTTTCATGGTCGTTTGGGGTGTTTGCAGCTTCTTGTTAGATGGGGAGCATGTATAGATGATGTGGATAACAAAGGAAACCTTCCAG CTCATCTGGCAGCGGCAGAAGGACACTTGCATTGCTTTATGTTCTTGGTCAGTAAAATGGCCAGTGTCATGCACACGCTGAAAGCCAGGAATGACCAAGGAGAGACTCCAAGGGACTTGGCTGAACGGTTCTATAAAGATAATATTCTCCAATATATTGATAGTGTGGAAGAAGAGGGGGAGCATCCAGAGAAACAGGAAG ttttagctTTCCCAGCTCATGTCGCTGCTTTCAATGGGGACTTGTTAGTGCTTAGAAGATTAGTGAGAAGAGGAGTAATCAATATTAATGAGCGGGATGATAAGGGATCCACTCTCATGCACAAAG CTGCTGAACAGGGGCATATCCATTGCTTACGGTGGTTGATTGAAATGGGAGCTGACTGTGACATTACAAATGATGCTGGAGAGACTCCAAAGGATTTAGCCAAGAG ATTTGCGCAGCTGGAAGCTGTGGAACTTTTGACACAAAGAACTGGAGACAGTAACTCTAGTGATGAAGAACTAGATGCAAACAACATAAAGTTTTTTGATAGACATGGTGTGGAAGGGAGTACAGATAGCAAAGAAGATTTAACCCTGGACAAAGCAGATAAAAGGAATGCACGCA TGAGGGCCTATTGCAAGATTCAAGAACTTAAGCAACTTCTAGAAATTGCCTACAGCAACTACAGACAGCTGGGAGGAATaacagaagaggagaagaagacaaaaaaagaagaaagagatgtTGAGAA GGCTGCGAGGGAGCTGAAAGCCCAGCTGGAATATGAGCGAGTCAGGCGGGAGAAGCTGGAGAGCCAGCTGGATGACTACCGTGCTGAGATAAGTCATCTCAGAGAGTGCCTGGAGGAAACCCGCATCCTCCCTGCTGTCCCCGTG
- the ANKRD42 gene encoding ankyrin repeat domain-containing protein 42 isoform X5 — MPFSYSSVPVKKKQNYTSVHEAVKAGDVEHLASMIKNGADINEVDLVHKFTPLQCAAHSGSLECLHWLLWYGADTTHVTVRGWTAAHLAAIRGQDACMQALLINGVNAEAQDDCGCTPSHLAAAHGRSYTLQTILRSGANVNASDRNDWKPVHYAAFHGRLGCLQLLVRWGACIDDVDNKGNLPAHLAAAEGHLHCFMFLVSKMASVMHTLKARNDQGETPRDLAERFYKDNILQYIDSVEEEGEHPEKQEVLAFPAHVAAFNGDLLVLRRLVRRGVININERDDKGSTLMHKAAEQGHIHCLRWLIEMGADCDITNDAGETPKDLAKRFAQLEAVELLTQRTGDSNSSDEELDANNIKFFDRHGVEGSTDSKEDLTLDKADKRNARMRAYCKIQELKQLLEIAYSNYRQLGGITEEEKKTKKEERDVENWRWTWVTAYPRP, encoded by the exons ATGCCCTTTTCTTATTCCTCAGTACCTGTCAAGAAGAAGCAAAATTATACTTCCGTGCATGAGGCAGTGAAAGCTGGTGATGTAGAACATCTTGCATCAATGATAAAAAATGGAGCCGATATTAATGAGGTGGATTTAGTCCACAAATTCACACCATTGCAATGTGCTGCCCACTCTGGAAGTCTGGAG TGCCTTCACTGGTTGCTCTGGTATGGAGCTGATACAACACATGTAACTGTCAGAGGGTGGACAGCAGCTCACCTTGCAGCTATCCGAGGGCAGGATGCTTGCATGCAG gCTTTGTTAATAAATGGAGTAAATGCAGAAGCTCAAGATGATTGTGGGTGCACACCGTCACACTtagctgcagcccatgggaggTCTTACACCTTGCAAACCATACTGCGAAGTGGAGCG aATGTGAATGCTTCGGACAGGAATGACTGGAAGCCTGTTCATTATGCTGCTTTTCATGGTCGTTTGGGGTGTTTGCAGCTTCTTGTTAGATGGGGAGCATGTATAGATGATGTGGATAACAAAGGAAACCTTCCAG CTCATCTGGCAGCGGCAGAAGGACACTTGCATTGCTTTATGTTCTTGGTCAGTAAAATGGCCAGTGTCATGCACACGCTGAAAGCCAGGAATGACCAAGGAGAGACTCCAAGGGACTTGGCTGAACGGTTCTATAAAGATAATATTCTCCAATATATTGATAGTGTGGAAGAAGAGGGGGAGCATCCAGAGAAACAGGAAG ttttagctTTCCCAGCTCATGTCGCTGCTTTCAATGGGGACTTGTTAGTGCTTAGAAGATTAGTGAGAAGAGGAGTAATCAATATTAATGAGCGGGATGATAAGGGATCCACTCTCATGCACAAAG CTGCTGAACAGGGGCATATCCATTGCTTACGGTGGTTGATTGAAATGGGAGCTGACTGTGACATTACAAATGATGCTGGAGAGACTCCAAAGGATTTAGCCAAGAG ATTTGCGCAGCTGGAAGCTGTGGAACTTTTGACACAAAGAACTGGAGACAGTAACTCTAGTGATGAAGAACTAGATGCAAACAACATAAAGTTTTTTGATAGACATGGTGTGGAAGGGAGTACAGATAGCAAAGAAGATTTAACCCTGGACAAAGCAGATAAAAGGAATGCACGCA TGAGGGCCTATTGCAAGATTCAAGAACTTAAGCAACTTCTAGAAATTGCCTACAGCAACTACAGACAGCTGGGAGGAATaacagaagaggagaagaagacaaaaaaagaagaaagagatgtTGAGAA CTGGAGATGGACGTGGGTTACAGCCTACCCAAGACCCTAG
- the ANKRD42 gene encoding ankyrin repeat domain-containing protein 42 isoform X4 yields MPFSYSSVPVKKKQNYTSVHEAVKAGDVEHLASMIKNGADINEVDLVHKFTPLQCAAHSGSLECLHWLLWYGADTTHVTVRGWTAAHLAAIRGQDACMQALLINGVNAEAQDDCGCTPSHLAAAHGRSYTLQTILRSGANVNASDRNDWKPVHYAAFHGRLGCLQLLVRWGACIDDVDNKGNLPAHLAAAEGHLHCFMFLVSKMASVMHTLKARNDQGETPRDLAERFYKDNILQYIDSVEEEGEHPEKQEVLAFPAHVAAFNGDLLVLRRLVRRGVININERDDKGSTLMHKAAEQGHIHCLRWLIEMGADCDITNDAGETPKDLAKRFAQLEAVELLTQRTGDSNSSDEELDANNIKFFDRHGVEGSTDSKEDLTLDKADKRNARMRAYCKIQELKQLLEIAYSNYRQLGGITEEEKKTKKEERDVEKKLRPSPSLAKRKRK; encoded by the exons ATGCCCTTTTCTTATTCCTCAGTACCTGTCAAGAAGAAGCAAAATTATACTTCCGTGCATGAGGCAGTGAAAGCTGGTGATGTAGAACATCTTGCATCAATGATAAAAAATGGAGCCGATATTAATGAGGTGGATTTAGTCCACAAATTCACACCATTGCAATGTGCTGCCCACTCTGGAAGTCTGGAG TGCCTTCACTGGTTGCTCTGGTATGGAGCTGATACAACACATGTAACTGTCAGAGGGTGGACAGCAGCTCACCTTGCAGCTATCCGAGGGCAGGATGCTTGCATGCAG gCTTTGTTAATAAATGGAGTAAATGCAGAAGCTCAAGATGATTGTGGGTGCACACCGTCACACTtagctgcagcccatgggaggTCTTACACCTTGCAAACCATACTGCGAAGTGGAGCG aATGTGAATGCTTCGGACAGGAATGACTGGAAGCCTGTTCATTATGCTGCTTTTCATGGTCGTTTGGGGTGTTTGCAGCTTCTTGTTAGATGGGGAGCATGTATAGATGATGTGGATAACAAAGGAAACCTTCCAG CTCATCTGGCAGCGGCAGAAGGACACTTGCATTGCTTTATGTTCTTGGTCAGTAAAATGGCCAGTGTCATGCACACGCTGAAAGCCAGGAATGACCAAGGAGAGACTCCAAGGGACTTGGCTGAACGGTTCTATAAAGATAATATTCTCCAATATATTGATAGTGTGGAAGAAGAGGGGGAGCATCCAGAGAAACAGGAAG ttttagctTTCCCAGCTCATGTCGCTGCTTTCAATGGGGACTTGTTAGTGCTTAGAAGATTAGTGAGAAGAGGAGTAATCAATATTAATGAGCGGGATGATAAGGGATCCACTCTCATGCACAAAG CTGCTGAACAGGGGCATATCCATTGCTTACGGTGGTTGATTGAAATGGGAGCTGACTGTGACATTACAAATGATGCTGGAGAGACTCCAAAGGATTTAGCCAAGAG ATTTGCGCAGCTGGAAGCTGTGGAACTTTTGACACAAAGAACTGGAGACAGTAACTCTAGTGATGAAGAACTAGATGCAAACAACATAAAGTTTTTTGATAGACATGGTGTGGAAGGGAGTACAGATAGCAAAGAAGATTTAACCCTGGACAAAGCAGATAAAAGGAATGCACGCA TGAGGGCCTATTGCAAGATTCAAGAACTTAAGCAACTTCTAGAAATTGCCTACAGCAACTACAGACAGCTGGGAGGAATaacagaagaggagaagaagacaaaaaaagaagaaagagatgtTGAGAA